In the genome of Nycticebus coucang isolate mNycCou1 chromosome 12, mNycCou1.pri, whole genome shotgun sequence, the window gtgctaggattacaggtgtgagccaccacgcctggtctgGGAAACCCTTGCTTTACCTTCCCTTGTTTACTCTTGTCTTAGAAATTTTTCCTCTCTTTAGCATTCtataaccaggcatggtggcacatacctatagtcccagctactcaggaggctgaggcaggaggatcacttgagcccaggggtctcAGGTCGtaatgagctaggctgatgccgctgcactctaaCTGAGGCAAcaagagaccctatctcaaaaaagaaaaaaattggattgGTGCCCATAACATAGTGGTTACAGTGACAGCCACgtgcactgaggctgacaggttccaacccagcccaggccagctaaacgacaactgcaacaaaatatagctgggcgttgtggcgggcgcctgtagtcccagctacttgggaggctgaggcaagagaattgcttaagcccaagagtttgaggttgctatgagctgtgatgctacagtactctactgagggtaatatagtaagactctgtctcaaaaaaaaaattaaatctacacTCAGGCAGTATGTGATTTTCCCCCATATGTTTCATATATCATCTAATGTTTGCTTCCTTTGGGGGTTGCTATTCCAGTAGCTGTTTGGTGCTTTACAGCTTTAGTTCCCTGTAATTTTAAGAATACATTTattgtgctcgcttcggcagcacatatactaaaattggaacaatacagagaagattagcatggcccctgcgcaaggatgacacgcaaattcatgaagcgttccatatttaaaaaaaaaaaaaaaagaatacatttattattatttgtacttTTGCCTTTTATCCATTTGGAATTCATTATCTCTGGGACTCTAACTTTTCCCCCCAAAGAATACCCACTTGTCCTAGTACCATCTAATGACTAGAAGACTCTTCCCTCGCTGATTTGAAATGCCATTTCCACCATGGTGTATTCAGTTCTCGGGTCTGCCTGAGTTTCTTTCTGCTACACCACTAACCTTTGAGAGGCCACAGAAGGGATGGTGCTTAGAAGGACACCAACCCTGGTGACATAGACAGGAGCAATCCTAAGGTCGACAGAAAGGCCCCATGTGCTTGCCTGCTTGCTACAGAAATAGTAGACTAGGGAACCCCAGAAGTCCtacttctctttcatttctctactccttccccccaaaagaaatcAACTCTAAAAAGCCAGGTGTGTGGCTTATTACCCAGATCTGTTGCATCACGTCTCTCCCAGGAGTTGTTCCTTTACCAGCACTACTCTGTGGCTGTCTGATGAAACAAAGCAAAGGCTCTAGTCACTTGGCTTTCATCCTGCTAGCAGCTTCCAGAGCCCCAGGGATTATGAGGCCTCATTTTCTCTACTTGAATTCTCTAGTGAGTTTTCAGAACTCATTCAGGCACAGATTGTCTTCAGCTGTCCTTCCTCTGTGATtgccttcctgtctttctgtccaTCTCAGCCCGGAGAACCTAGATTTCTGCCCGTAGATATAATACATGCAGGATTATTTATACCACCCTACCTCtcatacagcttttttttttaagtcaaaaaaggattagaaaagagaaaaaacacatttcttcTAAGCCGAGGCTAGGCCCCTCCAGAGGCAAGGGGTTTCTTTGATGGCTGttaatttgctttttctcctCCCCATAAAATGAAGCTCTTTGGTGCAATGCACAGGTAATTGCTTATACCAGGGGGTATTAAGGTTCATTGACAAAGGCCTGGTAGCCTTGTACTACACTTCAGTGGGCCCTTTTCCCTAGTAGTGTGAGATTCTAGGGGTCACAAGTTGAAGGGTATTTTTCAAGGTTATCTTTATATTCAAAGAATGTCCAGCCATTCAATATACCTTTTCCTCCCTTTGCTAGAAGACACGTGAGCCTAAATTAAGGCACATATGTATGAGAACGTAGGGTGTGTCTGTAAGAACAGATTACCATCCAGGAGGGAAGACAGGAGGGTTTTTGAGACACTTGGACCCAGAAAGATGATGTCCTTTGTGTGGACAGGATGATGCTGTGTAAgatttcctgtcttccttcttcATTTACTGCCTTGACCTGCACTGTCCATCATGGTATCCACTAGTTActtgtggctatttaaatttaattgaagttaaataaaactggccaggcacagtggctcacacctgtaatcctagcactctggaaggccaaggtgggaggactgcttgagttcaagagctcaagaccagcctgagcaacagtaaggccccattgctactaaaaaatagaaaaactagctgggtgttgtggcaggcccctgtagtcccagctttttggggggctgaggcaagagtattgcttgaacccaagagtttgaggttgctgtgagctatgatggtacagcactctacctagagtgacaaaatgagactctgtctcaaaaatatatatataaaatcaaattaaagccaggtgtggtggctcacacctgtaatcctagcacttgggaggctgaggtgggtagagtgcctgagctcacaggtttgagaccagcctgagccagagtgagaccttgcttctaaaaatagctgggtgttgtggcgggtgcctgtagtcccagctacttgggaggctgaggcaagagaattgcttgagcccaagagttggaaattgctgtgagctgtgacagcatggcactctaccgagggtgataaaatgagactctgtctcaaaaaaaaaaattaaagttgaagtTTTCAGTCACCACATTTCTAGTGCTCTGTGGCCATGTGTGTGTTGTTGGCTACCGTGTTGGGCACCACAGATAGTCCCATCAGCAGAAAGTTCACTGGACAGTGCTGCTCTAGGTGATGGCTGTGAGATCAGTGTTGGTGCTCAAGGGACTAACCTTTCTTGTTAACTGGCAGCTGACCAAGAATGGGACAGTGGAGTCTGTGGAGGCTGATGGCCTGACCCTGGATGACGTGTCAGATGAAGATATTGATGTGGAGAACGTGGAGGTGGATGATTACTTCTTCCTGCAGCCTCTGCCCACCAAGCGGCGACGGGCCCTGCTGAGGGCTTCTGGGGTCCACCGCATTGATGCTGAGGAGAAGCAAGAACTTCGAGCCATCCGCCTGTCACGGGAAGAGTGTGGTTGTGACTGTCGACTGTACTGTGACCCAGAAGCATGCGCCTGTAGTCAGGCTGGGATTAAATGCCAGGTCAGTCAGTCCAAGTTGGCCAGAGCTGGGATACTTACACCAAGGTCAGGGACGTGTTGTGGGTGCCTATGAACACGGGAGGCTGCCCACCCAGGGCACTTCCCAGTTCCACAACTCTCCTCCTCTAACAAAGGAGACAGGCATGGACAGGATCCTCAGACTGTGCAGATAGACACCCGTTatcttttgtgtgtgtcacacctcAGAGGTGCTAAGCCGCAGCCACTAGCAGAGGGAAGCACGGGTTAGTCGGTTTAACCTTTAATAACTGTTCCTTAAATACCAACTTATTCCTTGAGAtaaaaggaagcagagaaatggagaaatgagGTTGGCCTGTAGATCCTATCTGCACATAATTATCCACAGTACCTGCACTCCAGTTTTGTAAGAATCAAAATACTTTTCAGCAGCTATAATTCAGGATCAGACTTGGCGGGCAGAGCTTACAGTTTCATCCCGTTATTGGCCTCCGCCAAGGGACAAGTAAGAAGACATGTTTCAGTTCTTCAGCAATACTATCCCAAAGAATGAAATATATGGAATGGAATTTACATACTGAGGGTGTGGATGCTACGTCCTGTGGTTGGATTTTCCTAACcaaccttttcttatttttagttagGTAGCAAATTGCTGTAGCAGATCCGGCCAAATACTGCTTTACAGACTGAAGTTCCCTAATGAATCATTCTGTTACACACACACCTGAGAGCATTCCTAAGAATTGATGGCACTGAAGTGAAGATTTCTATAAGTTGATATCATAAAAAGACATTGTCTATCtgtacatgtttatttttaattttattttttggtatgtgTTTGTTTTCCTGTCTGGAATGTGAAAGAGAGATAACAAGGTAGAAAGCATCTTCCAGATATCCCTGGGCTGTAAGTTAATTGTCGTGATAACTGCTTCAGAACTAAACCAGTCAAcgctcagagaaaaataaagtagtGAAAAAGTTGGCCATTATTTGTTTGAATCTGCAGCCTGGCAGCTTAGCAAACTAAGGCACTTTGGTTTAGTTTCCCTAGAATCTGTCTTTGAACTAGTAAGATTGCCCACTCTCTCTCCCACGCTTATTGCAGAAGGCCACAGGGTTAGGCTCCTGCCTTTTGTTGTTTTAGTAAGCGAGGTAAGTTCTAGAAGTCTCCAAGGCAGGCtgtgtgcggtggctcatgcctgttatcctaacactgtgggaggcagaggtgagtggattgtttgagctcaggagttagagaccagcctgagctagagagagaccctgtctctaaaaaaaatagccaggtgttgtggcgggcacctgtagtcccagctacttgggaggctgaggcaagaggatcacttgaacccaagagtttgaggttgctataagatatgatgatgccacagtactctatccagggtgacacagtgagactcttaatAGAAAAGTATCCAGGGCATGTTTCTGGGGCATATAAATTTCTTCTGTGAGAAGTCCCAGCATTCAAAGAGGTATTTCTGGACTTTTTAGCCCCAAGGACCCTTTGATGTGATTCTGTCTACCTTTTCGTACtgattgagacaaagtctcatttgtagtgttttagttcacagcaacctcaaactcttgggttcaagtgattctcttgtctcagcctccgaagtagctgggactacaggcacctgccacaacgcccagctgttttttcattgcagttgtcattattgtttagctggcctaggtcagcagccagccttggtgtatatggctggcagcCTACCtagagctatgggcgccaccccacccagctacttttagagacaaggtctcactctggctcaggctggcctcaaacctgtgagcttaagcaatcctgcaCCTCGGtgtcccatagtgctgggattataggtgtgagccaccacacccagctgtctACGCATTTAGAAGAAACAAAGCCCTAGAAAGTGTGACTGAGGTCACACCGCTAATGGCTGGAACTGCAATACAAGTGGTCCCGTAACTACCATCTAATACTGTCAGCTCACTGCATGCTGTTTTGAATTGGTCGCTTTCGTTCTTGTAAGACCTCAAACCCCACTGCCTGTGTTTGCCAGCCAGTATCTGCTAACTCCATTGTTACATCTGTTGGTCTcatcttgcctcaacttccttgTCCCCTCTTTCAGGTAGATCGCATGTCCTTTCCCTGTGGCTGCTCCCGAGACGGCTGTGGGAACATGGCTGGGCGCATTGAGTTTAATCCCATCCGGGTCAGGACTCATTACCTGCACACCATCATGAAGCTGGAGCTGGAGAGCAAGCGGCAGGGGAGCCGCCCGGCAGGCCCGGATGAGGAGCCCTCACCCACTGCCAGCTGTAGCCTGGCAACAGCACAAGCTTCTGAGACGCAGGACTTCCAGGAGTTCATTGCTGAGAACGAGACTGCAGTGATGCACCTGCAGAGTGCAGAGGAGCTGGAGCGGCTTAAGGCAGAGGAGGATGCCAGTGGCTCTAGCGCCAGCCTGGACTCAGGCATTGAGAGCCTGGGTGTGTGTATTCTGGAGGAGCCCCTTGCTGTTCCCGAAGAGCTGTGCCCAGGCCTTACAGCCCCCATTCTCATCCAGGCTCAGCTGCCCCCAGGCTCCTCTGTCCTGTGTTTTGCCGAGAACTCAGACCACCCAACTGCCTCCACGGTGAACAACCCGTCCTACTTGAACAGTGGGCCCCTGGTCTATTATCAGGTGGAGCAGAGGCCAGTCTTGGGAGTGAAAGGAGAGCCTGGTGCAGAAGAAGGCCCAGCCTCTTTCCCCAAAGAGAAGGATCTGAGTGTCTTCTCTCTCCCTGTTACCTCACTGATGGCTTGTAGCCCCACAGACCCAGCTGCCCTCTGTAAATCAGAGGGGGGGAAAACATCCACTCTGGAAGCGCTATTGCCTGAAGATTGTAACCCCGAGGAGCCTGAGAATGAAGACTTCCACCCCTCTTGGTCCTCCTCAAACCTCTCATTCCACACAGACAGTGGAGAGGGCTGTGGGGTGGAGACCTCACAGCAGAGCGAGGATCGGCCCCCCGAAGATCCCTCCCTGGAACTCCCTCTGACAGTGTGAGGATGGAGATCCTGCCTCTTACCCCTTCTCTATTTATTCCCTTATTTTATCTAACGccatttcaaaacaaaactgtaGAAGCAGCTGCTGCTCCCATGTTATTTTATTGAGGTGTTTGGGGAATGGGTGGGAAAAGATTGTTTgtacaagtattttttaaaagggaaacagTACCAAGGAGCCAGTCCCAGCGTGGTCTGGGGATAGTCTTGAGGCAGAGAAGGCTGCCTGTATAGTGCTGAATACTGAGCTTTCCGGGCCATTGGAACAAAGAACTAGGATCTCACAGGAGAAGCTGGGTAATTCAAGCAGCTAGTCTTCATGTAGGGACCAGAACATGGGAATTTAAACAGCATGGCAAagtcccttctcctctcctgAGCTCCAGGTGGGGACGAGCTTACTTTTCTCAATGGTTATTCGAGTATCTCATGTTGGTCTATCTTACTACCACAATTGGAAATGTCACCTGGTCAAATCTAGAGGAAGGGGTGGAAGAGtctctgcttccatacaaaaacCTCgaagatttataaaaatttaaccTGCCTTTTTCCAACCCCTAGTTTGGTAAATAAGTTACTATTTGACATGTTAGGTGTTCTCTGACCTGTTCCCCACACTGGGGATTCCTGGTCTGTAACTTGAATTGTTCCTTTCACATGTTCTTAGGTACTAGAGTTAAATTTGTCTATTTGTCTTTTTCCCCCTCCATCCtttttcctttggagaaaaaGAGATCGATTGTCTGGGGATGTGGTATGAAGAGCCTGAGTCTTCTGTATGTGTCTGACACTAGCTCTGGCAGGCAGCTCCAGGCCGGGGCTCACCCAGTGCACGGGAGGGCTGTGTCCAAAGGAGACAGCAGGGACAGGCTGCTGTCTGGAAGGATGACTTTATTTGTGCCATACTTGCTTTTTCACCCAGGTTTTCTTCCCTCATTGGGAGAGCTGAGCTTTAATGGAATGTGGGATATGGCAATCTAAGGTCACCAACTAGTCTCTGTTCTTTTTCCTGTATCTACCCTTATCCTTCTTGGATACACAGGGTTGGAGAGTTCTTACGATCCCAGGTTCAACCCCAAGAATTCCAAACGTTTATTGGATCCTTCCATCTCAATGATACATAAAAATTTAGAAGCCAACCCAATTCTTAAGGTTCCAAAGGATTAAAGTTCTGATTATAACCTCTGACTTCTATGGAATGGAACTCAAAGTGAGTTAAATTCTTACCTCTGTCGGGGGAGATAACGGTTCCTGTTCCTTATGGGTCCAGCTTATTTTCCAAGGTCTGCTCCACTGACCACCATTGACCTTTTTTTAATTAGCAAAGTGAACCTTGCCTCTGTTTTAAAACGGAGGCAGTGAGAAATGAAACACTATTCTTCTCTAGCATCCTTCACACTGTGCTTCCCTGCTGGTGTGGTTtattagccagaaaagaaaaacGTGGAAAACTTTGTATGTGTAGGGAGATAATTATTTGTACTTATCTTGCTCATAAAGCCTTTTTTTGTGGGATACTAAGGCCCTGGTGTCTTAAATCAACCTTCATGTTTGTCACAGAAGCATTTTACCTATAAAATCTTAAACTCTGAGTCTGAAAGGCCTTGTACTTAATACAGTTACATTTCCTAGCCCATCTGCCTTTCCTCTTCATTCCTGGTTTTGCTTGCTTTTATATTTGGAGGGAAGTTCTTAATGAAGTACATAGGTCCTTATCTCTCCCCATCCCATAGCCTCATAAGTACCTGAGATGTAGATACTATCCAGAACTGAGCTACACTCCCCTACCTGAGACCGGTACCCTCAAAATACACGACTGAAGCTAAACTGGGAATTTGGCTCCATGAGCGAAGAACCTTTGAAAGTTTGTGTCAGAAGGGTAGGGTAAGCTCTACATATTCCCTCCAAAAGCAGGCTCCAGCTTAATTTAAGAAATAGATTCCAGCTTCTCAATAAAGGATTATTAGCCTTGCGGATCAAAACCAGGAATATGAATCTGTGATTATTAAACTCATTGCCAACTCATGCaatatttgattttctgtagTTTCTTAATCAAAGTCCATCTCTTCTTTAACTCTACAATTCTGACTCACACCAATCCCAAATCTTTGAATGCTAAAATATTAACGTTTAGCATTAACTGTCTCGTCAAGCAAAGGGCCTCTCTACAACCTAGTCCATCTCATTTCTGGTGCTACCTGAGTTGGACAGAATTCTAGCTCATGGTTGCTAGGAAAACTAGACTCTGATCACAGAAGGAGACAGTTTCAGGTCCACTCAGTCTAGgcctaaataaaagaaatgactcTTACTACAGCAAGTcttattattttccaattttctttctcaCATACTGTATACAAGTAGTATTTTCAATGTGAATCCAAAGCTTGTCTGGTTCTCtgaaaagaatttgtttttgtttttgccttttaggTTCTTTACATTGTGATAATGctgtatttaaaaagaatatttaaatgtaatattaaagaaatattcaaaagaatGGTGTCTTATTCTTTATGTTGGCAGGCCAAAATTCAGCTGCTTATTAGAGAAAGGATGCCTCCTCTAGCTTTGTATATAAAACTTAATTAGATCAATTAGGaattaatgttaataataagtactatttttttttttttttaagacagtctcactctgtcaccctggtagagtactgtggcgtcacagctctcagcaacctcaaactcttgggctcaagcaatcctaatgcctcagactcccaagtagctgggactgcagatgcccaacacaatgcttagctagtttttctatatttagtagagaccgggtcttgctctttctcaggctggtctcaaactcctgagctcaagacaaCTACCAACCTTGGCATTCCAGAGTGTGGGAATATAAGCTTGAGCCTTGTGCCCAGCTCCCATTAACTTTTTACATAAGAAATTCTACCAGTAGCGCCCATAGTGGGtagggccacatacactgaggctggcaggttcgaacctggcctgggccagctaaaacaatgacaactacaacaacaaaaaaatagctgggcattgtggcgggtgcctatggtcccagctacttgggaggcagaggtaggagaatcacttaaacccaggagttggagggcgctgtgagctgtgatgccacagcactctacccagggcgacagcttgaggctctgtctcaaaaaaaaaaaacaacttccatCCTCTCAGAAGGTTCTATTCTAAACAATTAAATCTCCATTAGTTAGGTTATGTCAGTCTTGTAAAAGGAGAGCAGTTAAATGATTAGATTATACATAAGTAATTTCCACCAACTGGTTTCAGGCAGTCTTTACTAGGGTTTAAAAACAATGCTTCATGCATTTACAATAAATTACAGAACTATAGGTCACTGATGCACACACAAAAGCTAAACCCAATTTACTAACTTAATGCAGACCTTTCCAGGTCTCCCCAGACTGGGCAGTAATTAGTACCTTCCAGGTTTGATAATTGCCCAAAGAAGGCAGCCACTGTCAGTTACAGGCGGGTCACTGCAACACAGTGGAGGTAGCGCAGAGTTTTAAGACCCACAGGACTGTACTACAGCCCAGAAATTAAGACAATGGAGGGTAAAGTATATAAACACTGGGGAAAGGGGGTCAAGAACCACTTGTACTTCCTTTTATCTCTTCCATTAAAATGTTCCCATGagttattcattcaaaaaaaaaaaaaaagtcaagatgttcaatgaatttgaaaaggaaaggaagagattaGCCCATGCCAGtgagaacaacaataacaacaacaaaacttcgTATTTTTGGTCCTATCAGAAGGGATTGAGGGAGCATTGAAATACTCGCTGGATGCAAGTACTCCAGACCAAGCAGTGTTGTCCTCCCTTCCAGCCACAGACCGTGTAACAGAAAAACCCGATACAAACAAAATGGCAGTGGATGAGTCCTAGGCCAAATGAGGACTCCCACCTGCGGCACAAGCTGACTTCCTGGGACCTGAACTTAACACATCACGGTAGAAGACCAGTACAGAGGCTGCTGCCGGCTCTAGCTAACTACAAGGGAGAGATACCTCTCATGGGCACCCTGGCAAGACGGTGAGGGGAATGTCTGTAGTTCCCACGTGGGTACCATTCTGTGAAGCTCATGGCGCCTGCTCCTCTGCCTCCCATACACGTAAACAGTGCACACAGACTCTCTGCTGACAAATGCTGTTTGGCCCCACACTGCTATATTATGTGACTGCAGGATAACACCGTCCACTTCACGGTTCACTCATCGCCTTGTCCCAAAGTAGTTGGTGGAAAGCAGGACCACGTTGTGCAGCAAGAGGGATAGCTCGGCTTCTGAAAACACCATCAGTGTTAGTAGTTTATCAAGGGAACAGTTTGCTTCTAACTGCCATGGTGTGTAGGGCTTGAAACCCGAAGCGGAGGCAAGATACCAGGTGCAGGGAAAGGTGGTATCAAAAAGCTATtctccggggcggcgcctgtggctcagtcgataaggcgccggccccatataccgagggtggcgggttcaaacccagccccggccaaactgcaaccaaaaaatagccgggcgttgtggtgggcgcctgtagtcccagctactcgggaggctgaggcaagagaatcgcttaagcccaggagttggaggttgctgtgagctgtgtgaggccatggcactctaccgagggccacaaagtgagactcttgtctctacaaaaaaaaaaaaagctattctcCAAGTTCCCCACTTTCCATCAGCCGCAGCGTGCAcacttccctttccttccacTTCGTATTCACGGCTGCTTTCCTCTACGCCTTGATTCTCACGTGAAAGGAATGGTGCTCTAGGATGATTAGTGGACCTACCCTGACATCCAAAGGCCTGCGGAACACCAACTCTGGCCTGGCCAAAGGATCTGACCAGGAGGCCCACAGGCCTAACACTCACCCTCAGACTTTCTGCTTAGTCaacataatgttttgttttgagtttgAATGTTGTTAGATTAATGCTTCTCTACTGGGAAAATTCTGCCCCTCTCCTCTTACCCCCATAATCCCAGGACATctggcaatatctggagacatttttgtcgGTCACAAGTCGAGGTGAAGGGGTGCTACCAATATCTAGTGCACAGACGCCAAGGACATTGCTAAACATCCTATAAAGCCAAGGACAGCCTTCCTCAAGAATGTGCCATGGGTGAGAAAATCATCTCCAGACCAGCATGTATTCACTGTGTCCCTGCAGTCCACACTACGCCCTCTGTCTCACAGTCTACTTTCTTACCAGCAGGCATGTTGACTTTGTACCCTTTCAAGACTCATATGATGGGTAAAAGCCTCACACTACTCAATGATTAACTCCAAAATAACCTTAgaataaaacagagaagtaaCTTGGATTGTAGTGGCACAACCATAGGAATGTCTTACCTTTCAAGCTGCAGGAAATCTGCAGCCATTCTCCTAGCCAAGTTCGACACCTGTCTTCAGCAACGTGGGTAGAATTCAGGCCACGAAGGTAACAAGCCTATACCATTCAGAAGAGAAACAGTCCTTAGTAACCCGAAGTGAGTATGCTAAGAAAGTGGAAATCCATAAATAATCCTAAATCTCATTTAAATAAGTTACAACCTCATTCCTACATGAAAACTCCCCCCATGACAATGTGAACTAGTGATAGACAAGATGACAAGCTAAGAGGCCCACAGAATCTAAAACAGGAGGTCTAGTCAGGCGCAGTGACTCACCCCTGtgatcctagcaatctgggagaccatggtgggtggactgcctaagctcagttcaagaccagcctgagcaagagcaagacaccatctctactaaacacagaaaaactgaggcaagaggatcgttttagcccaggagttcaaggttgctgtgagatctgatgactgtacccagggtgacagagtgggactctgtctcaaaaaaaataaataaataaaatagtaggtCTAAAGTACAGTGTCCTTGGTTTTTGAAgtgccagaagaaaagaaatataaaccaaAATTACTGTGGGCAATTCCTACCCCCTAGTTAAGCTCACTGAGAAAAAAGACATAGAAACAGGGTGAGAGAATAAAGAGCCTGGACTCTGATATAACACTGCAAGAAGACTCTGTAAGTTTCCAGCCCAATGTGAGCTCAAAAGCTCCAGCCCAGTGTGAGCTCAAAAGCCCACCAAGGATTGAGggttgatgttgcagtgagctcttACTGATTTTACTTCTCGAGCAGTTAGCTGGCCAATCCCTAGTTTTGCCAAAGCCTTGTCTAGTTGATGAATCACAATGGTATGAGTCTTCAATCGATGTCTCAACAAGGTGGAAGGCAGGTAAGGCGTGAGAAGAATGGCCCGGCTCAAGGCTTTCTGTAAAACAACCACATATGAGAGGAAAGGTAAACATTACCTCACACAAAGATCCGAAAcaagggccgggcacagtggctcacacctgtaatcctagcactctgggaggccgaggcaggtggactggctgagcttaggagtttgacaccagcctgagctagagcgagaccctgtctctaaaaatagccaggctttgtggcaggcgcctgtagtcccagctactcaggaggctgaggcaagagaattgcttgagcccaagagtttgaggttgctgtgagctatgatgccacagcactctactgggggtgacaaagtgagactctgtctcaaaaaacaaaaacaaacaaacaaacaacaacaacaacaaaaaacacccaaaaaACAAAGATCTGAAACAAAGGAAGGCTATGAAAAGGGAAAGTTCGCACAGTGCTCACCAGGTGCGCAGTCTGGAGGTGGTTCATACCCAGAGGGTGGTTAGAGAAACACTTTCTTAGCGCCAGGATATCATGTATTGCTGGGTGGGTACCACATTGTATCT includes:
- the LETMD1 gene encoding LETM1 domain-containing protein 1 isoform X3 — protein: MYLFPRQLLIQHFWTPKQQIEFLDIYHAIRKQSHSEILSYLERVVPLVSDAELQWHLSQICTKIQCGTHPAIHDILALRKCFSNHPLGMNHLQTAHLKALSRAILLTPYLPSTLLRHRLKTHTIVIHQLDKALAKLGIGQLTAREVKSACYLRGLNSTHVAEDRCRTWLGEWLQISCSLKEAELSLLLHNVVLLSTNYFGTRR
- the LETMD1 gene encoding LETM1 domain-containing protein 1 isoform X4; translation: MALYRASWARAALRGSAVTPGSFVTRKLQFGRSVLAWGPPRSSKLHFSPKADVKNFFSYVVNKTKVINGKYHRFLGRHFPRFYVLYTIFMKVPSRCHQVSFPRYHFHSTLCQLPGLLANIQCGTHPAIHDILALRKCFSNHPLGMNHLQTAHLKALSRAILLTPYLPSTLLRHRLKTHTIVIHQLDKALAKLGIGQLTAREVKSACYLRGLNSTHVAEDRCRTWLGEWLQISCSLKEAELSLLLHNVVLLSTNYFGTRR
- the LETMD1 gene encoding LETM1 domain-containing protein 1 isoform X2 gives rise to the protein MFWADAKKARRIKRHMWKHNIKFHQLPYREMEHLRQFRRDVTKCLFLGIISIPPFANYLVFLLMYLFPRQLLIQHFWTPKQQIEFLDIYHAIRKQSHSEILSYLERVVPLVSDAELQWHLSQICTKIQCGTHPAIHDILALRKCFSNHPLGMNHLQTAHLKALSRAILLTPYLPSTLLRHRLKTHTIVIHQLDKALAKLGIGQLTAREVKSACYLRGLNSTHVAEDRCRTWLGEWLQISCSLKEAELSLLLHNVVLLSTNYFGTRR
- the CSRNP2 gene encoding cysteine/serine-rich nuclear protein 2, with amino-acid sequence MDAFTGSGLKRKFDDVDVGSSVSNSDDEISSSDSADSCDSLNPPTTASFTPTSILKRQKQLRRKNVRFDQVTVYYFARRQGFTSVPSQGGSSLGMAQRHNSVRSYTLCEFAQEQEVNHREILREHLKEEKLHAKKMKLTKNGTVESVEADGLTLDDVSDEDIDVENVEVDDYFFLQPLPTKRRRALLRASGVHRIDAEEKQELRAIRLSREECGCDCRLYCDPEACACSQAGIKCQVDRMSFPCGCSRDGCGNMAGRIEFNPIRVRTHYLHTIMKLELESKRQGSRPAGPDEEPSPTASCSLATAQASETQDFQEFIAENETAVMHLQSAEELERLKAEEDASGSSASLDSGIESLGVCILEEPLAVPEELCPGLTAPILIQAQLPPGSSVLCFAENSDHPTASTVNNPSYLNSGPLVYYQVEQRPVLGVKGEPGAEEGPASFPKEKDLSVFSLPVTSLMACSPTDPAALCKSEGGKTSTLEALLPEDCNPEEPENEDFHPSWSSSNLSFHTDSGEGCGVETSQQSEDRPPEDPSLELPLTV